The DNA window GTCAGGTAATCCGCGTACGCATCGATGTTCACGTCATCGATGATCAGATAGACCCAGAAGGCCAGACGTTCCCCAAGTTGGCCCTCGATAGCCCGCAGATAATCGATCTGATCCTGCGCAGAACCGTGGAATGCGCCGGCGTCCTGCGACAGATAACCTCCTTCCGCGATCGCCAGCGGCTTCGTAGCGCGTGATAGCAGAGGAGCATAGTAGTCTTGTGGAATCTGCGCGGCACTCGCGAATGCAAAATAGGGATATGTCGAAATGGCGTATACGTCCAGATCAGGCTCGAATTGTTCGACGATGTCCCACTTGATCACACCCGGAGAATCTTCGGAGAAAATGCCGGCGCTGTTCAGGTCTTCCCACTGCAGGGTGACGAAGATCGACGTCTCCGGCGCCTCGGACTTTATCGCCGCATACACCTCGTGATAGAGCGTGACGTAGTTCAAGAAATCGTCGGGCTGGGAATCGGCGTAGGTGTTGATTTCGGACGCCAGACCCAGATAGCGCGGTTGGAATTCGCGCACGAGCCGCAAAGCATAATTCTTGAATGCACTGCGCACGCCCGACGTGGCGAAATTTCCGCCTGCCAGTTCTGGCGGTAAACTGGCGATCACCCGCCGGTCGAAGGCTTGCAGCGGATCGATAACGAATATGGACTCCAGACCGTTCCGGCGGGCAAGGTCGAGGCTGCCGCGCATCTGCTCGATGGCAGGCGATTCGCCGTCTGCACTCTCGATGAAATCTGCCCAGGGCACCTGCGGCATGCTGAGCATCACGTCGCCGTGCTGGCCGATGGCTTCGATGGTAGCGATGAGGCTTTCCGTCGTGATTTCCGGCGAACTGGGAAAGAACCCATACACAGTGCGGCCGCCGTCGAAGAACGAAGTCGAAGACGTGGGTGAGGCTTCAGGATTCGGCTCGGATATCTCCGTCACAACGGGTGTCCCACCGCCACAGGCGGCCAGCGCCGGAACCAGGAACCCGGCGACCAGGACGGCGATGGCGGTTTTCTGCCGGCCAGCGTACAAGTGTCTCCTATTGTGACCTGCGCATCTGCGTCGCATATTTACCTCCCCACTCGTCAAGAACGCCGATCGGACGGATTCGACGTCGGGTTGAATTCGCGTTCGGATCGAAATCGCTAGGTCACATCCAGGCGTTCATGCGGATATTGGGCGTAAACCTCCTGCGCTACGATCTCGCGCATTCGACCGAGGGCACGATGGATTTCGGTGTACGTCGTGTAGAGCGGCGTGATCCCCAAACGAATGTTGTCCGGTTCACGGAAATCCGGGATCACTTTCACCGCGGGCGATGGAGATTCGATCAAAGCGCGACAGATGCGATAGCCTTCCTCGTGCCGCAGAGAAACGTGCGAGCCACGCCGTTCCACCTGGCGAGGAGTGCCCAGGGTAAATCCAAGCGGAGCGAGCCAACGATCGGCGAGGTAGATCAAATACTCGCTTTGTCTGGCGCTCTTTTCCCGCAAGCGCTCCATACCGGCTTCCAAAAGCAGATCGATCGAAGCCTCGACCGCCTTCATGGAAAGCATCGGCGGTGCACCCACCTTGAAACGTGAAATGTCCGGCGAAGGCGTAAAATCCAAGGCAAAGGCGAACGGGTTGTCCGCAGCAAGCCAACCCCAGATTGGCGGTTTCAACTGCGTCTGCAAGTCCTTGCGTACGTAGAGAAACGCCGGAGAACCAGGCCCCCCATTGAGATATTTATACGTACAGCCAATCGCCAGATCGACGTTGCAGCCATTGAGATCGACCGGCACCGCGCCGACGGAATGACTCAAATCCCAGAGCATGAACGCCCCTGCCTGATGCGCCGAAGCCGTCACGCGAGCCATGTCGTACATGAAGGCACTCTTGAAGGCGACGTGCGTCAAACTGACCAACGCGGTTTGCGAATCGATCGCAGTCCCGAGATCGCCCGGCGCGATCGAAATGCCGTCCTCGGAAGGGATCAGGACGAGATCGTGTTCACCATCGAGCAGATCGATGATGCCCTGGAGAACGTACAGATCCGAAGGGAAATTGAGCGCGTCACTGACGATCTTGCGACGCTGCGGCCGCGCTCGCAGGGCCGCCACGGCCAATTTAAACAGATTCACCGACGTCGCATCGGTCACGACGACTTCATCTTCCCCGGCGCCGATCAAATGCGCGATTTTCGCCCCCAACCGCGTGGGAGTCTGCATCCAGCCGTCGTTCCAGATACGGATGAGGCGTTCGCCCCATTGTTCCTCGATGGCGCTGCGCATGAAAGCGATGGTGCGTTTCGGCAAACGCCCAAGCGAGTTCCCATCCAGGTAAATCAGGTCGGGATCCGCGATGATGAATTCGTCACGAAAAGACGCCAGCGCGTCTTGTGCGTCCAACTCGTTCGCAAGTTCGATCTGCGTGCTTTCGAAATCCAGAACGCGCCTCCCTACCCAGCCCGCATAACGTGCTCGGCCTTCCTTACCCCGCCGAAAAATGCTGCCGGATGAACTTGACGATCCTATCGGGATGGTCGCCGACGTAGTTGTAGGTCTCGAAACGCCGTTGAATGCCATCGATCAACCAGAGCTCCTTCGGCCCCGAGAGAGCCTGGTAGTAGGCTTGCGTGTCGGTCAATTCCGTCCAGGGATCTTCCCGGGCCTGGATGACGAGTGTGGGGATTACCACATCGCGGGCGTATCGCAGCGGCGACATTTCTTTCAGGGCGAAACCGCCGCGCCAACGAACGATCCGATCGATGATGGGAAGCAGGTACAAGCTGAGCGGTGTGTATACGTTTCGCAGGTAGGAACGGATGAACACCTCGGCCGAAACGGGCTGAACGGCGATCAAGAATTTGATGTCGCGCAGCTGGTCTTTCGCTTTGCTCAGGGCGACCGTGGTCGCATTCGCGCCCATACAGAAACTCACGAAACCGATCGCCGGAGCGGAGAGCCAGCGGTTGTTCACGTAGGCGATGGCGCCGATAACGTCCTGGTACTCGGTCAGGCCCACGCCGCTCAAGCCTGCCTCACTCTCACCGTGATTCCGAAAATCGAACATCAACACGGGATAGCCGGCCGCATTCAAGGCGCGAGCCGTCTTCAGTAAATCGACCGCCGTTTTGGCAATGGGTGGGAATCCCTGATTCTCCACGACGAACCCGTGACGGTTGAAGGTCATGGGGTGCGTGAGAATGACCACCTGCTTGGGTTCGGCGGTGAAAGGGAGTTTCCCGGCCGGTATGTACCATCCCTGAAGTAAAACACCGTCGGTGGCTTTAAACTCGACCGATTCGAAATCCAGGCCGTATTCCCCGGGAGTCCGTACGATCGGCTGACGTCTTGAATGCAAGACGATGCCCGAAAATACGTAGCCGATTGCGAGTGAAAGACATATCCAGGCGCCAACGATGATGATTCCAACGATGCTTGCCGGCATTTCCCTGCTCCTTGTTTTGCGTCGATGGATCGAGCGCGTCAGAGACGATCCGATTTCCAATACACGCGCCTCGAACTCAGACCCAGATTCTACAGGCCAGCGCCTTGGAGAACAACTGCCATCGTTATACGGATGTTTCAGTTTCTAAGAAAATCAATCGTCGATCAACGCCTGCAGGACCTGCATGCACAGCCGCTGTGTTTGGAAATCCGGATCAAGCGCAGGATTCCACGAAGAAAGAGAAACCACCCTGACCCTGCCCGTCGCAGCGAGATGGCGAAAGACGCGGGTCAATTCCTCTGCGCTCGGTCCTCCCGGAGCGGAATAACTCATCGCCGGAGCTTCGGCCGGATCGATCACATCCACGTCGAAGTGTATGTGCAGCGGGGTATCAGGTAGCGAGGTATCCAGCAATTGAGCCACGTCGGTCAAGTGCAAGACCTTCGATTGGCGGAGCGCTTCCCCTTCGGCGGGATCCAGATCGCGCCCATCGCTGAGAATCACGTGGTCCTCCCGGATGGGCCTCACACACAGGGATTCAAGCAGGGTCTGCTCGCCGCGCCCCACGAGCATGGCCAACGGCATGCCGCCAAGGAAGCCGCTAGGTGAAGTCTCCCAGGTGTTGAAATCGCCGTGCGCATCGAACCAGATCAAGCGCGCATCGAGCCCGGCACGCTGGATTCCCGCCGTGACGCCGATCGAGGACACACAATCTCCCGCGACGGTCACCGGCCGATCGCCGGCGCTCAGAATCTCGGCCACTTTACCGGCCAGAGGTTCGTACAGCGCGGCAATGCGTTCGAGTTTCTCGCCCGCCGGCAATGTGGGATTCAAGACCTGCCAATCCGGTTCGACGAGATCACGCAGCTGCGGCAGCGGTTCATCCAGAAAGTACGGCAAGAGTACGTGTTGGTTTGTCATACCATTAATCTTACACCGAGATGATACGCCGTGAACTGTGATTTAAACGCATCGTGCACGGGATGATCTACAGAGACCACACCGTGCACGCATCCCAAGTATGCGTTATAGAGATTACGCTCTTCCTTCGATTGTCACCCCGCGGCGCAGCGACGGCAGCGACAATCGCCAGCCGCCCTCTCCACCGACGCGGATGTCGCGTTGCCGGAACAACCACCAGGCCAGTACGATGAAAACGAGCGTAACGCCCAGCAGTCCCGCAACCCAGGTGCCGTTCAAACCGTCGAAGGCCTCACGCGCCTGGTAGTAATTCAACGGAGAGAACCTGGCGACGGGCTCTAATTTATCGTTGATCTTCGCCAGTCCGGTGATGAAAAAGCTCGCTACGAGAACTACGCCCCCTACCATGGAAGCCATCCCCCTCGAGGGCAGCAGCATGCTGCACAGCAGCGACAGCGCGCCGAATATCAATACTTGCGCCAGCAGGGATACGAACGGCAACGCCAACACACCCAGGTCGATTTTCAAGGATGACCAACTCATGGGCAGCGCCAAACCGAGCCAGGCAAGCCCAAGAATGACCACCGAAGTGACGACAAAGGCCAAAACA is part of the Anaerolineales bacterium genome and encodes:
- the kynU gene encoding kynureninase → MAFNGVSRPTTTSATIPIGSSSSSGSIFRRGKEGRARYAGWVGRRVLDFESTQIELANELDAQDALASFRDEFIIADPDLIYLDGNSLGRLPKRTIAFMRSAIEEQWGERLIRIWNDGWMQTPTRLGAKIAHLIGAGEDEVVVTDATSVNLFKLAVAALRARPQRRKIVSDALNFPSDLYVLQGIIDLLDGEHDLVLIPSEDGISIAPGDLGTAIDSQTALVSLTHVAFKSAFMYDMARVTASAHQAGAFMLWDLSHSVGAVPVDLNGCNVDLAIGCTYKYLNGGPGSPAFLYVRKDLQTQLKPPIWGWLAADNPFAFALDFTPSPDISRFKVGAPPMLSMKAVEASIDLLLEAGMERLREKSARQSEYLIYLADRWLAPLGFTLGTPRQVERRGSHVSLRHEEGYRICRALIESPSPAVKVIPDFREPDNIRLGITPLYTTYTEIHRALGRMREIVAQEVYAQYPHERLDVT
- a CDS encoding PhoPQ-activated protein PqaA family protein: MPASIVGIIIVGAWICLSLAIGYVFSGIVLHSRRQPIVRTPGEYGLDFESVEFKATDGVLLQGWYIPAGKLPFTAEPKQVVILTHPMTFNRHGFVVENQGFPPIAKTAVDLLKTARALNAAGYPVLMFDFRNHGESEAGLSGVGLTEYQDVIGAIAYVNNRWLSAPAIGFVSFCMGANATTVALSKAKDQLRDIKFLIAVQPVSAEVFIRSYLRNVYTPLSLYLLPIIDRIVRWRGGFALKEMSPLRYARDVVIPTLVIQAREDPWTELTDTQAYYQALSGPKELWLIDGIQRRFETYNYVGDHPDRIVKFIRQHFSAG
- a CDS encoding arginase family protein — encoded protein: MTNQHVLLPYFLDEPLPQLRDLVEPDWQVLNPTLPAGEKLERIAALYEPLAGKVAEILSAGDRPVTVAGDCVSSIGVTAGIQRAGLDARLIWFDAHGDFNTWETSPSGFLGGMPLAMLVGRGEQTLLESLCVRPIREDHVILSDGRDLDPAEGEALRQSKVLHLTDVAQLLDTSLPDTPLHIHFDVDVIDPAEAPAMSYSAPGGPSAEELTRVFRHLAATGRVRVVSLSSWNPALDPDFQTQRLCMQVLQALIDD
- a CDS encoding ABC transporter permease subunit; this translates as MFTVFRYTLRRYRGQIIGWGIGLGLTGVLLVSMFDSIGTQTEALNEYLSVFPEEFIAFFGDFADFGSPQGFLGVEFFSYMPIIIGIFAVLIGSGLLVSDEENGTLDLILAYPVSRTALFTGRVLAFVVTSVVILGLAWLGLALPMSWSSLKIDLGVLALPFVSLLAQVLIFGALSLLCSMLLPSRGMASMVGGVVLVASFFITGLAKINDKLEPVARFSPLNYYQAREAFDGLNGTWVAGLLGVTLVFIVLAWWLFRQRDIRVGGEGGWRLSLPSLRRGVTIEGRA